A single window of Methylobacterium nodulans ORS 2060 DNA harbors:
- a CDS encoding FUSC family protein produces the protein MKPVPSRRGTLRNPGPDLARLPLAPDLAGISLAEGLRAAVAFAAIILLNEWLAWPPLLTMALAANLTCFCDIGGPIRPRLRALVAFAGLGGVVWGAFGVMQASGPAVVLPAACAVIFGCTFVRIWGVPAQTVGNVLVVVLCLALDRALSPGEGAVVAAMFWAGGLWAAFLALAVWRLHPYRPAHAAIASVWSGLGHLARDLRRLSAGPHGADLAGWEQHARAHRRAVRDALEAARTLVLDLARSRARLSERNARALIRLEAAEQLFGVLIALSDYLERAEPARRAEAARVLRLLPPLLRLLSRAIRQDRPVDLARIERALARARPRPEADPALRRMAERAFDRLRIGVKLSGAEDLAGGNGLAGAPALPWRERLLQPLRANLTWSSANLRHAVRATVVALPALLVTVLWPGPFTHWLTITVVLTMQPFYAATWQRALERIGGTVLGGVIGAVLAFFATSPPVLAALMVPLSIIGFAARGVSYGTFIACLTPLVVVLVELVEPGHSSWEIVGMRALFTVLGGAVAVLSGLVLWPLWEPARVRGEMRNALLSHARYAEAVVAERLGEGAVGAAEAAARTAGLATNNLEASLARALQEPRRRGRSRIEAALIADATLRRMAGRLASLRHDPEPRGLDPEAWRAWRDWMSASLARAARGEALPPRPDGSEAEPLTRIAAQIDLLAVTLKRAGIGAA, from the coding sequence TCGCTCGCCTGCCGCTGGCGCCGGACCTCGCCGGCATCAGCCTCGCGGAGGGACTGCGGGCGGCGGTCGCCTTCGCGGCCATCATCCTTCTCAACGAGTGGCTGGCCTGGCCGCCGCTCCTCACCATGGCCCTCGCCGCCAACCTCACCTGCTTCTGCGACATCGGCGGGCCGATCCGCCCCAGGCTGCGGGCGCTCGTCGCCTTCGCGGGTCTCGGCGGCGTGGTCTGGGGCGCCTTCGGGGTCATGCAGGCCTCCGGCCCGGCCGTGGTGCTGCCCGCCGCCTGCGCGGTGATCTTCGGCTGCACCTTCGTGCGCATCTGGGGCGTGCCCGCCCAGACCGTCGGCAACGTGCTGGTGGTGGTGCTCTGCCTCGCCCTCGACCGGGCGCTGAGCCCCGGCGAGGGCGCCGTGGTGGCGGCGATGTTCTGGGCCGGCGGGCTCTGGGCCGCCTTCCTCGCCCTGGCGGTCTGGCGCCTGCACCCCTACCGGCCGGCTCACGCGGCCATCGCCTCCGTCTGGTCCGGCCTGGGGCATCTCGCCCGCGACCTGCGCCGGCTCTCCGCCGGCCCGCACGGGGCCGACCTCGCCGGGTGGGAGCAGCACGCCCGCGCCCACCGCCGGGCCGTGCGCGACGCCCTCGAGGCCGCTCGCACCCTGGTTCTCGACCTCGCCCGCAGCCGCGCCCGCCTGTCGGAGCGCAACGCCCGGGCGCTGATCCGCCTGGAGGCCGCCGAGCAGCTCTTCGGTGTGCTGATCGCCCTGTCCGACTACCTGGAGCGGGCGGAGCCGGCGCGCCGGGCCGAGGCCGCGCGCGTCCTGCGCCTGCTGCCGCCCCTGCTGCGCCTCCTGTCCCGCGCGATCCGCCAAGACCGGCCCGTGGACCTCGCCCGGATCGAGCGCGCGCTCGCCCGCGCCCGGCCGCGGCCCGAGGCCGATCCGGCCCTGCGGCGGATGGCCGAGCGAGCCTTCGACCGCCTGCGCATCGGCGTCAAGCTCTCGGGAGCAGAGGACCTCGCCGGCGGTAACGGCCTCGCCGGTGCCCCGGCCCTGCCCTGGCGCGAGCGGCTGCTGCAGCCCTTGCGGGCCAACCTGACCTGGTCGTCGGCCAACCTGCGCCATGCCGTACGGGCGACCGTGGTGGCGCTGCCCGCCCTGCTGGTGACCGTCCTGTGGCCCGGCCCGTTCACCCACTGGCTCACCATCACGGTGGTGCTGACCATGCAGCCCTTCTACGCCGCCACCTGGCAGCGGGCGCTGGAGCGCATCGGCGGCACGGTGCTCGGCGGAGTGATCGGGGCGGTGCTCGCCTTCTTCGCCACCTCGCCGCCGGTGCTCGCCGCCCTGATGGTGCCCCTGAGCATCATCGGCTTCGCGGCCCGGGGGGTGAGCTACGGCACCTTCATCGCCTGCCTCACGCCCCTGGTGGTGGTGCTGGTCGAGCTGGTCGAGCCCGGTCATTCGTCCTGGGAGATCGTCGGGATGCGCGCCCTGTTCACGGTTCTGGGCGGGGCCGTCGCGGTGCTGAGCGGCCTGGTGCTGTGGCCGCTGTGGGAGCCGGCGCGGGTGCGGGGCGAGATGCGCAACGCGCTTCTGAGCCACGCCCGCTACGCCGAGGCGGTGGTCGCGGAGCGCCTGGGCGAGGGCGCCGTCGGGGCGGCCGAGGCTGCGGCCCGCACGGCGGGCCTGGCGACGAACAACCTCGAAGCCTCCCTGGCCCGCGCGCTCCAGGAGCCGCGGCGGCGCGGACGCTCGCGGATCGAGGCCGCGCTGATCGCCGACGCCACGCTGCGGCGGATGGCCGGCCGGCTCGCGAGCCTGCGGCACGATCCGGAGCCCCGCGGTCTCGACCCGGAGGCCTGGCGGGCGTGGCGCGACTGGATGTCGGCCTCGCTCGCCCGGGCCGCCCGCGGCGAGGCGCTGCCGCCCCGGCCTGACGGCTCCGAGGCCGAGCCGCTCACCCGCATCGCCGCTCAGATCGACCTGCTCGCGGTCACGCTGAAGCGAGCCGGGATTGGCGCGGCGTGA
- a CDS encoding IS110 family transposase, translated as MVLLGMDVAKASLDCAVLTSVGDKLVGRRSFPNSPEGADRVARWVAQVSGAEAADTHLIVEATAAYHTAAYHEVAAQRLAAAGLRVSIVNSARVRSFAKALGILGKTDRIDAHLLARYGLLVRPKLWSPPAKALLDLQSLIARLDDLEADLRREENRLEQARTRGCPDLVERSLLTSIAELKAQAAEIKQGIAAHIAADADLQSGLERLMTIPAVGPKTATRMLLMLRMRAFDSARQAAAFLGLVPVERTSGTSVRGRPSLSRAGNPRLRAALYMAAVVGTRKNPDIKAQYEHLLGRGKCKMAALGAAMRKLVHLCFGVLKDEGGYRPGAASKP; from the coding sequence TTGGTACTTCTTGGCATGGATGTCGCGAAGGCTAGCCTGGATTGCGCGGTCCTAACGTCGGTAGGTGACAAGCTAGTGGGCCGACGCTCGTTCCCCAACAGCCCGGAAGGCGCTGATCGGGTCGCACGCTGGGTCGCCCAAGTGTCTGGAGCAGAGGCGGCAGACACGCATCTGATCGTCGAGGCCACGGCAGCCTACCATACGGCAGCCTACCATGAGGTGGCCGCACAGCGGCTTGCCGCAGCGGGCCTGCGGGTCTCCATCGTCAACTCGGCGCGGGTGCGCAGCTTCGCCAAGGCCCTCGGCATTCTCGGCAAGACTGACCGGATCGATGCCCATCTTCTGGCCCGCTACGGCCTGTTGGTGCGCCCAAAACTCTGGTCGCCCCCGGCCAAGGCCCTGCTTGACCTTCAGAGCCTGATCGCCCGTCTCGATGACCTGGAAGCCGATCTCCGGCGAGAGGAGAACCGTCTGGAGCAGGCGCGGACGCGTGGCTGTCCCGATCTTGTTGAAAGGTCCTTGCTGACAAGCATCGCAGAGCTGAAGGCCCAGGCCGCTGAGATCAAGCAGGGCATCGCCGCCCACATCGCTGCAGATGCCGATCTCCAATCAGGCCTGGAGCGGCTGATGACGATCCCTGCCGTCGGCCCGAAGACTGCAACAAGGATGCTGCTGATGCTGCGCATGCGCGCCTTTGACAGCGCTCGACAGGCGGCAGCCTTCCTCGGCCTGGTGCCGGTTGAGCGCACATCAGGGACAAGCGTCCGCGGTCGGCCGAGCTTGTCCAGGGCTGGCAATCCTCGACTGCGTGCCGCCCTCTACATGGCCGCCGTGGTGGGCACCCGCAAAAACCCCGACATCAAGGCGCAGTATGAGCATCTGCTCGGTCGCGGGAAGTGCAAAATGGCGGCACTCGGGGCCGCCATGCGTAAGCTCGTCCACCTCTGTTTCGGTGTGCTGAAGGACGAAGGTGGCTACCGCCCCGGCGCAGCCAGCAAGCCTTGA
- a CDS encoding IS66-like element ISMno2 family transposase, whose product MGRSELERLSKQELIELVLRLQRPEKTSRTSSKPPSTDRKERREQAKPGGAKPGHEGHSRTLSPDPDEIVAHRPGHCPCCGGVLAPDLPAEIVSVCEQIDLPAVAPMVTQHQRLAVRCPACGTRVVAPVPQAARGTPFGPRLHAVAVYLKTFQALSYERLQAALSDLFGLTLSQGGLMNLLRRAQRQFRADREAAVSALRRAAVVASDETGVRIEGSNSYHWVFRSDAAVVHHAASTRAAAVVHAMMDGHRPSVWLSDRYTAQQGHGEHHQTCLAHLARDVAYAVEVSDDPVPLRLQLWLGSVFSLAERVTDLAASTLSAKRRALDRQLSAILAAPSRCDLTRALQAKIGRARDQLLVFLDHPGRVAVTNNACERALRPAVVQRKVTNGYRAMWAAAGEADVRTVVDTARLSGAGTFATILNIIRA is encoded by the coding sequence ATGGGCCGCAGCGAGCTGGAACGCCTGAGCAAGCAGGAGCTGATCGAGCTGGTGCTGCGGCTGCAGCGCCCCGAGAAGACCTCGCGCACCTCGTCCAAGCCGCCCTCGACCGACCGCAAGGAGCGGCGCGAGCAGGCCAAGCCCGGCGGCGCCAAGCCGGGTCACGAGGGACATAGCCGAACGCTCAGCCCCGATCCCGACGAGATCGTCGCTCACCGCCCGGGTCACTGCCCCTGCTGCGGAGGTGTTCTGGCTCCGGATCTGCCGGCCGAGATCGTCAGCGTGTGCGAGCAGATCGACTTGCCCGCGGTGGCACCGATGGTCACCCAGCATCAACGGCTCGCCGTCCGCTGCCCGGCTTGTGGCACGCGCGTCGTCGCTCCAGTGCCGCAGGCCGCACGCGGCACGCCGTTCGGCCCGCGCCTGCACGCGGTGGCGGTGTATCTGAAGACCTTCCAGGCTCTGTCCTACGAGCGGCTGCAGGCCGCGTTGTCGGACCTGTTCGGGCTCACCTTGAGCCAGGGCGGGCTGATGAACCTGCTGCGTCGGGCCCAGAGGCAGTTCCGTGCCGATCGCGAAGCTGCGGTCTCGGCGCTGCGCCGGGCCGCGGTAGTCGCCTCGGATGAGACCGGCGTGCGCATCGAGGGCAGCAACTCGTATCATTGGGTGTTCCGCTCGGACGCAGCGGTCGTTCATCACGCGGCCTCGACGCGGGCCGCCGCGGTGGTGCACGCGATGATGGACGGACACCGGCCGTCCGTGTGGCTGTCGGACCGCTACACCGCCCAGCAGGGCCACGGTGAGCATCACCAGACCTGCCTGGCGCATTTGGCCCGTGACGTCGCCTACGCGGTCGAGGTCAGCGACGACCCCGTGCCGCTGCGCCTACAACTCTGGCTGGGAAGCGTGTTCAGCCTGGCCGAGCGCGTCACCGACCTGGCCGCCTCGACGCTCTCGGCCAAGCGCCGGGCCCTGGATCGGCAGCTGTCCGCCATCCTCGCTGCACCAAGCCGCTGCGATCTGACCCGCGCTCTGCAAGCCAAGATCGGCCGAGCCCGCGACCAGCTCCTGGTCTTCCTCGACCATCCCGGCCGCGTGGCGGTCACCAACAACGCTTGCGAGCGCGCGCTGCGCCCGGCAGTGGTGCAGCGGAAGGTGACGAACGGCTATCGGGCCATGTGGGCGGCCGCGGGTGAGGCGGACGTGCGCACCGTCGTCGACACGGCCCGCCTCTCGGGGGCCGGCACCTTCGCCACTATCCTCAACATCATCCGCGCCTGA